CACCCGCAGCAAGGCCGCCCAGAATAAGAAGAAATACCAAGGCTTTGATCAAACTAGGCATAATGGTTCCGATTGCTTGTCAGTCTGGTTTTGTATCAATGCGAGCTAACCTAGCACCGAATTCCGACCGTTGTCATTTGCGGCTGTGTCTTTTCCAGTCAATTTGTCAGCCTTTGCGGGCATTTGGGGACGGGATGCCGGGTTTTTTGGGCAAAATGCAAAGCTGGCTTGACAGGTCGGGCCAATCGCGGTCAAACGAGAAACAGACAAAAAGAGATTAGGAAATCCATGGCGAAGTCTGAAAAAAGTGATGGTGGCGAACGCGAAAAGCGTCTGGTGTCGGCTCTCAATGGGCGGCCCATCATCATGGTGGGCCTGATGGGTGCAGGCAAGACGACCATTGGTCGTCGACTGGCCAACCGGCTTTCCATCCCGTTTCGTGATGCGGACCACGAGATTGAGGCCGCTGCCAACATGTCGGTCGCCGACATTTTTGCCGAACATGGTGAAACTCACTTTCGCGAAGGCGAGAAACGGGTAATTGCCCGATTGATGGAGCAAGGCGATCAGGTGCTCGCCACCGGTGGTGGCGCCTGGATGAATGAGGAAACCCGGGCGCTGGTCAATGGCAAGGGGATTTCGGTCTGGTTGAAGGCCGAGTTTGATATTCTGATGTCGCGGGTGCGCAGACGCTCCCATCGACCCTTGCTGAAGGATCCAGATCCCGAAGGGGTCATGCGTCGTCTGATGGACGAACGTTATCCGGTCTATGCGCAAGCCGATGTGACGGTGGACTCCATTGACGTGCCCCATGAGAAGATCGTGACTTTTGTGATTGAGGCCTTGGAAGACTATCTCGGTCTCCCCCGTTGATCGGGCAAGCTGACTTGAAACGCGGGTCCAGCGTGATGCCCGGTCTGCTTTTCGGCCTTTGTTTGGCTGACTGCATAACAAGAAAAGTGAGATGAGGATGGCTCCGCAAGCTTCTGAACAAATGGCCGACGAGACCAAGGTCCGCGTTGCGCTCGGAGATCGCTCTTATGACATTGTGATCGGTCGCTCGGTCCTGGGGTCACTTGGGGCGCGGTTTGCAGCGCAGTTTCCCGGTGCCCGTGCTGTCTTCATCACTGATCGGACAGTGGCGGGTTTGCATCTGGCAGCCGCCGAAGAGAGCCTTTCCGCCCATGGCATTGAGCATCAAGTGCTGGTGATGGAACCGGGCGAGAAGACCAAGAGCTATGACGGACTGATCAAGGCGTGTGACGGGGTGCTGGACACACGGCTTGAACGTGGTGATCTGGTGATTGCGCTGGGTGGTGGCGTGATTGGTGATTTGGCGGGCTTTGTTGCCGGGGTCGTGCGGCGGGGCATGCGGTTTGTGCAGGTTCCGACCACTCTGCTCTCGCAGGTGGATTCCTCGGTCGGAGGCAAGACCGGCATCAACACGGCGCACGGCAAGAATTTGCTCGGCCTGTTCAATCAACCGCATCTGGTGCTGGCGGATACGGCGGTGCTTGATACGCTTAGCCCACGGGAGTTTCGGGCCGGTTATGCGGAAGTGGCCAAATATGGTCTGATCAACCAACCGGATTTCTTTGAATGGCTGGAGCGGAACTGGCAGGGCATCTTTGCCGGAGGTCCTGAGCGCGAAGAAGCCGTTGCGCGCTCCTGTCAGGCCAAGGCCGATGTGGTGGCCGCCGATGAGAAAGAGGCCGACCAGCGGGCGCTGCTCAATCTTGGCCATACCTTTGGTCATGCCCTTGAAGGGATGGCGGAATATGACGCCGAACGACTGGTGCACGGGGAAGGGGTGGCAATCGGCATGGTTCTGGCCCATGAATTCTCCGCTCGTCTTGGCCTGTGTGATCCGGCTGTGACCGATCGTGTGGTTGCCCACTTGCAAGCGGTCGGGTTGCCTACCCATATAGGAGCTATCCCCGGTCAGTTGCCCAAAGTGGATCTGCTGATGGATTTCATCGCGCAGGACAAGAAAGTCTCGCGCGGCAATCTGACCTTCATTCTGACGCGCGGGTTGGGTCAGTCCTTTGTTGAAAAGGGTGTTGATCCGGTTCAACTGCGCGCCTTTCTTGAGGAGAAACTGGCCTGATGCTTGGTTCGCTCTGGTTGACCGCTCTGGCGATTTTTTGCCTGATCGCCCTGTCTGGCTTCTTTTCCGGCTCGGAAACCGCGCTGACGGCGGCGTCGCGCGCCCGTATGTTGCAAAAGGAAAAGAATGGCGAGCCGGGTGCTTTGGCCGTCAATGAGCTGTTGCAGATTCGCGAGCGCCTGATCGGGTCGCTGCTGCTGGGCAACAATCTGGTCAATATTCTGGCGTCGGCGCTGGCAACCAGCCTGTTCATCACGCTGTTTGGCGAGGCTGGCGTGGTCTATGCGACGCTTGTCATGACGCTGGTGGTGCTGGTCTTTGCCGAAGTGTTCCCAAAGACATGGGCGATTTCCAACCCGGACAGCTTTGCCTTGCGGGTTGGACCCTATGTGCGGGTGATTACCAAATTGTTCGGACCATTCGTTGTGGCGGTGGAATGGTTGGTGGTTGGCCTGTTGCGTCTGGTCGGGGTCGACACCAAGGGGGCTCAGATCCTGTCTGGTCAGGATGAATTGCGTGGCGCGGTTGATCTGCTGCATATGGAAGGCAGTGTGGTCAAAGCGGACCGTGACCGGTTCGGTGGCCTGTTGGATCTGGGGGAGCTTGATGTCTCTGACGTGATGGTTCACCGCACCAATGTCAGCTCTTTCAATATTGATGACGGCCCGGTCGCGATTGTCGAGCAGGCGCTCGAAAGCCCCTATACCCGTATTCCTTTGTGGCAGGGCGAGCAGGACAATTTCATTGGCATTCTGCATGCCAAGGATTTGCTCAGGGCTCTGGCAGGCGTCAAGGGGGATCCGGACAAGCTTGATTTGATGTCGGTGGTCAATGAGCCGTGGTTTGTGCCCGATACAACCAGCCTCAAGGCCCAGCTCAATGCCTTCCTCAAGCGCAAGAGCCATTTTGCGCTGGTGGTGGATGAATATGGCGAAGTGATGGGACTGGTGACGCTTGAAGATATTCTCGAGGAGATCGTCGGCGACATTTCGGACGAGCATGATATTGACGTCAAGGGTGTCAAGGTCGAGCCGGACGGGTCCGTTCTGGTGGATGGTTCCGTGCCGATCCGCGACCTAAATCGGGCGTTTGACTGGTCCTTGCCGGACGATGAGGCAACGACCATAGCCGGTCTGGTCATCCATGAAGCCCGACAAATTCCCGAGCCGGGACAGGGTTTCACCTTCTATGATTTCCGTTTCCGCGTGTTGCGCAAGGAGCGTAACCGGATCACGTCGCTGAGAATCACTCCGGTTCGATAGGTCCGGATATTGGCTGGGTTTGACAGCTCGTTTTCAGCTCAGGCCGGCTTGATTGTCTCAAGGGCCAAAGCATGGATTGGACCTGCGAGCTCTTCTTTGATAATATCATGCACCATTCTGTGTGCATCGATCCGGGACAGCTCGGCAAAAGCCGGGCTGGAGACGCGAATCCGAAAGTGGGTTTCGCCTTCCGGGCGAGCGCCAGCATGGCCGGCATGCCGATCGGAGTCATCAAAGACCTCCAACAATGTGGGTTGAAGGTGTTTGTTCAGTTTTTTCTCAATCGTGTTCTTGACGGTCATGGCGAAGAATGTTGAATTGTTGCACTTCAAATTTAGGGGTGATTTGAGCAGATCTGCTTTTCCATTGTCCCGCAGGTAGGGTTTTTACCCTGTCTGTGCAAGGGGTGATGTCGAATAGCATGACCAAAGGCTTACAGCAATCGATCTGTTCTGCGCCATGTAAGAGCGATAACCAAGCGTTCGGAGACAAACAAAAATCAATGAAACTCGACTCGAAACTTTTTGATTCCATTCGCATCAAACCAGATGTTGACCGCAAGAAGAAGAAGCAGCAGCAAGAGCAGTGCGAATGGCCCGGCTGCGAGAAGGTTGGGGGCTGCAAGGCGCCCAAGCGTGGTACGGCGCGTCGTGAGTATCACAATTTCTGTGAAGTGCATGCCCGTGAGTTCAATCAGAACTACAATTACTTCACTGGTATGGATGACGACGAGGCGGACAGCGTCAAGGCCAGCACCGCGACCGGCGACCGTCCGACCTGGGCAATGGGCGTCAATGCCTGGGGTGACGCCACTCATAAGGCTGGTGAAGCGCGGGGACGGAGCTGGGAAGGCAGCGGCTTTTCCGATGGGCGGTCCCAGCGTGCGGCCGAACGGGCCAAACGTCGCTCACGCCACCAGAACCAGACCCGC
This DNA window, taken from Cohaesibacter intestini, encodes the following:
- a CDS encoding shikimate kinase produces the protein MAKSEKSDGGEREKRLVSALNGRPIIMVGLMGAGKTTIGRRLANRLSIPFRDADHEIEAAANMSVADIFAEHGETHFREGEKRVIARLMEQGDQVLATGGGAWMNEETRALVNGKGISVWLKAEFDILMSRVRRRSHRPLLKDPDPEGVMRRLMDERYPVYAQADVTVDSIDVPHEKIVTFVIEALEDYLGLPR
- the aroB gene encoding 3-dehydroquinate synthase: MAPQASEQMADETKVRVALGDRSYDIVIGRSVLGSLGARFAAQFPGARAVFITDRTVAGLHLAAAEESLSAHGIEHQVLVMEPGEKTKSYDGLIKACDGVLDTRLERGDLVIALGGGVIGDLAGFVAGVVRRGMRFVQVPTTLLSQVDSSVGGKTGINTAHGKNLLGLFNQPHLVLADTAVLDTLSPREFRAGYAEVAKYGLINQPDFFEWLERNWQGIFAGGPEREEAVARSCQAKADVVAADEKEADQRALLNLGHTFGHALEGMAEYDAERLVHGEGVAIGMVLAHEFSARLGLCDPAVTDRVVAHLQAVGLPTHIGAIPGQLPKVDLLMDFIAQDKKVSRGNLTFILTRGLGQSFVEKGVDPVQLRAFLEEKLA
- a CDS encoding HlyC/CorC family transporter gives rise to the protein MLGSLWLTALAIFCLIALSGFFSGSETALTAASRARMLQKEKNGEPGALAVNELLQIRERLIGSLLLGNNLVNILASALATSLFITLFGEAGVVYATLVMTLVVLVFAEVFPKTWAISNPDSFALRVGPYVRVITKLFGPFVVAVEWLVVGLLRLVGVDTKGAQILSGQDELRGAVDLLHMEGSVVKADRDRFGGLLDLGELDVSDVMVHRTNVSSFNIDDGPVAIVEQALESPYTRIPLWQGEQDNFIGILHAKDLLRALAGVKGDPDKLDLMSVVNEPWFVPDTTSLKAQLNAFLKRKSHFALVVDEYGEVMGLVTLEDILEEIVGDISDEHDIDVKGVKVEPDGSVLVDGSVPIRDLNRAFDWSLPDDEATTIAGLVIHEARQIPEPGQGFTFYDFRFRVLRKERNRITSLRITPVR
- a CDS encoding BolA family protein, whose amino-acid sequence is MTVKNTIEKKLNKHLQPTLLEVFDDSDRHAGHAGARPEGETHFRIRVSSPAFAELSRIDAHRMVHDIIKEELAGPIHALALETIKPA
- a CDS encoding J domain-containing protein, with protein sequence MKLDSKLFDSIRIKPDVDRKKKKQQQEQCEWPGCEKVGGCKAPKRGTARREYHNFCEVHAREFNQNYNYFTGMDDDEADSVKASTATGDRPTWAMGVNAWGDATHKAGEARGRSWEGSGFSDGRSQRAAERAKRRSRHQNQTRKLRPLEAKAFETLGLSLPATADDVKRAYKRLLKENHPDLNKGDRACEERLQDVIAAYNTLRAGGYC